The Pontiella desulfatans sequence AAACCAATCGGGCAGATGGTTGTAATGAACAGAATGCTGAGCCCAACACCACTCGCCAAAAAGGATATAACGGTCAGTTAATATTTCAAACAGCAGATCTAATTTAGGTTGCAGCCATTGTTCCAGTTTTTTCCACTGTCCTACGGCAGGAAACGTCAAATATGCCCCCCTATTTTGACAGAGCAAACCTCCCTCTGAATCAAAGGATATTCCCAAATTTGCGCCATCAACTTTTTCTTCAACAATCAGTTTATTCAGGAGGAAATCATCTTGTTCTGCTTTTGACAGAACCTTGTCGCCCCGAACGACCACGCCTTCTAGCGTCGTCAGGTGAGGGGTTGATGGGAATTTGTAAAACGAGTCATTCACGTCCCTATTTTCTCCGCATACTTACCCTGAATGTATGAAGCACACATGAATTGTACCGTGATATTGCAGATACTTAGCGCATCTTTCCATCCCCACCATTTGCTATCTGTTGCCTGAAGAATGGTTGGCTTGTTTGGATGTGTATTCGCAACGGCAACAAACTTGCGATCTGAAATGTCGAATTCCGTTAGATCCGCATGCTGGGGAAATTCATTGTATGAATCTCCGTTCTTTGTGATTTCAACGCGTTGATGATCTGGCAAAGCGTACCGATTATCATGCACCCACTTCATAAAGCAGTCCCCCATACCGGGACTCCCACTCATTGAAAGCTGTTGCCGATATTCATCAAAAATTTCGTCACCTGCATCCAACACAACTCCCTTTTTCTTGATGACATGCTCTATCGCTTCAATGCATGCAAGAACGCACTCATCAGGCACATCAGAGGTTGGGTCAGGCTGAGTGGCCAGATTAGCTGTTTTGGCGACATTCGTATCCACCACGCATAAATTGGGATAGCTCATTCAGAAAGCTCCGTATTTAGAGATTTCTGCTCCATCCGTTTTTTCATGGCCGCCTTGGCTTGTCCGGTAATATCACCCATTTCATCGCCAAAAAAGTTTGGCGGCCAGTTCAAAATACTGCCAAACATATCAATCTGTAAGGGTTCTAATTTTGCAGGTGTTCTACTGACATTCGCAAAATAGGCCGAGACTTTTTCTTGCGACACAGCATCTTCTGCAATTCTTCGCTGCAAGCGTCTCAAAAAATGCTCTGAATGGGTTTCAATAACCAATTGAATATTCCGGTCGCAGCCGTTTTCTCTAGAGTTAATCACGTCAATCAGTACATCGGCTAACGCCGATTGTGCATTAGGATGAAGATGAATTTCGGGCTGTTCCATAATAATGATGGAATTTGCCGGAGCATAAAAACATTGCACCAACACAGGAAGTACTTGTGAGATACCAAACCCTACATCCGGCAAATCCACCCAATCTCTGGAACCTTTCGTGCGAACTTTCACCTCATATTCTTGACGCTGTTTTGAAATTGGATTCACTCGAAATTCTTCAATCAGGCTCATTTGCTTTAGCTTCATCGCAATAATTTGCTCAAAAGGTTTCGTGGCTTTTTTATACCCCATACTGATTTTTCGGTTTCTGGCTGCCAGAATGGCCGCAATCGTATTTTCACCTGAATAGCCAACACTCTCCGGTTCCATTCCCGTCCAGGAATATAAGCGCTCCACTTTTGTGCGTAGTGGCCCTAAATAACAAATGGATCTAAATAGCTTTTCGTGCAGTAGATTTAAGTCCTGAACAAAATCAGCGTTCTGGTGATACGCAACCACCTCATCAGGAAAACCATAAAATCGAACCGGCGCTCCGGGATACCAGACACGGCCTTTATTGCGCTTAAGCGAAAAACCAGTGGCGTCCACTTTGTAATCCGATTTTGAATCCGCTTTTCGTTCCATCCCCACGGACAAGCTTCCCTCTGTATCCTTCTTGAGCTCATATTGGAATTTATCAACCACCAGCATATGCTGATCCTTATTGCCTAGCCCTGCTTCAGCATCGAATCTTATCGCACTATATTCATACGATTGGCCCGAGTTCGGATCTTTGAATTTAGTCGAAACAGGCAAAGTCCATTCATACTCAAAACTAATCTTATTTTCCGGATCACGGTGAAATACCATTTCCTGATAAGAACCCAGCTGTACGGCAGAGTTTTTGCTGCCCGGATGAAACACCGCCTTGCGATCCGGTGACTCGACCGTCTGCTTCAACATCATCAGAAACTGACCGATGCTCGACTTGCCTGAACTGTTGGCGCCAAAGAATAGAGAAATCGGAGCCATGCGAATCGCATCCGTATCCTTCCAACCCTTAAAATTTTGTATGCGTAACTGCTTCAACATAATGGAACTCCATCTACTCTGGTTTTAAATTGCTGTGTGCTTACTTTTTCAAAGCCTCTCGAATAATGCGAGCCTCTTCATCAGGGGCGCGGGCCTTCAGTTGGGTCGCGGGCGAAAAGGCTTCTTTGAGGACGGCTTGGAGGAGGCGGTCGGCGTGCTGGCGGGAGTGCTCGATTTCCTGTTCAAGCTCGCGGCAGTGCGCCATCAGCGCCTCCACCCGCTCTACAATCGCCGCTTGTTCGGCTAGGGGTGGGAGGGGGAACAATAAGTTCTTGAGCTTACTGCCACTAACATTTGGCTGCGCACCACGAGCTGCATCAATCAGCTGCTCCCAGTAGCATGGACTTCCTAGGTACATTTTTATAAACACCGCTAATTCAATAAAGGAAGGAATGACACGAACCAAATATGATGCAAAAACCGATTGAACAGGAAGAGCATCAACCAAATAGGACTTCCCCACAGTCCCACCAGTTCGTGCGATGAGAATATCACCCACATTAAGAAGGTATTTCCTTCGCTCTTTATCCGTACATGCACAACCAGGAACTGACTCCCAGTTAACACGATCATTTTGAATATCTGTAATACGGAGCAACCGGGTTTCTTTTTTATTCACATCTGCTGAAGCAGTGAATCCATAATGAATATCTCTCGACATATCCATCAACCGACACCACTCCCATCCTTCCGGAATGCCGAAAGGAATTTCTTCAGGGGTGATGGGCGGGAGCGGTTTTTGTTTCCGGATTTTCTTGTCGGCGATGAGCTGATCTTTTTCTTTTTGGATGCGTTTGAGCAGTTCGGCGGCGGGTTCGGTGGCGGGGTTTTCTGCGCGCCACTGTTCCGTCAGCTTTCCCTGAATCGCCTCCTGCAAAATAGCCTGCTTTAGTTTTCCCAACAGCGCCTCTTGGTGCGTGATTTCCGACGCCAGTTCCACTTGCCTTTTCTGAGAAGTTAAAACTTCTTCGATTTCAGGAACGATATTCGAATTCTCTGAATCAGATGCTATTGCAACTATTTCATCCTGAACAGAGCGTTCAAACTTAGGCAACTTTAGAGCAGAAAGCTTTTTGGCATTAACGCTGGGTCGGAATTCATCACGATTGAGAGAGGTAATTTGTCCCCAATAGAAATAGCTGTTCAAAAAAATAGAGATGAACGCGGGGTTCGTATTGGAATTTGCCCGAATTCGAATCAAATAGCCTGCAAAGATCGAATCTTTTGGCGGTGACAAAACCATGAAGCTTTTTCCAGTAGTTCCACCTGTTCTGGCAATAATCAGATCGTGATCATTGAGCAGGTATCCATCGGGATCGTCACACTTACAAAAGGGCACGGAATCCCAATCAATTTTCCCGTTAGTAATATCGCTAATGCGGACGAACCGATTTGTCCCAGAGTCTTTTGCGGCGGCGTTGAATCCGTATTGCGTGCCCTCAATGTAATGCGAAAGAGGAACTTCATTTTCTGCGAGTGATCCAAAGTGGCGAAGGAGCATAGTGTTCTTAATTAAACGTTCCTTTTCATCCTTCTCCGAAACAAACGTAAGTGGGATATACTTTGCCTCTATCATTACGCTTCCAAACCTTGAAGAATACTATCTATTTTAACCTGACTTTTCCGAAGTGCAGCTATGATTTCCCCTTTACTCAGAATCTCTTCATCATCTGGGATAACAGGATTTTTCACATCCAAATCAAAACCAGCTTTGAGATCATCAACGCTGACCTTCCACGCATTTTCATTTTCTTCGCGGTCGTCCCACCAGTCGATCAGCGGGGTGAATTCCTCAAATTGGATGGGCTTGGTTTTGGAATAGCTTTTTTGTCCTTCGGGCAGTTGGTGCTCCCAATACCAGATTTCTTTAGTCGGCGTGCCTTTTTGGAAGAACAGCAGATTGGTGGAAACAGTGGCAGGATGGAAGGTGGACTGCGGCAGGCGAATGATGGTGTGCAGGTTGCAGTCGGTCAGCAGTTTTTCACGGATGCGCGCCTTATAGCCGTCGCCGGTGATGCACCCGTCGGGCAACACAATCGCACAGCGTCCGCCGGGCTTGAGCAATTGCAGCATGAGGATGACGAAGAGGTCGGCGGATTCGCGGCAACGGAAGGAGGCTGGAAAGTTGGTTTCAACGCCTTCGGCAATGCCCGCTCCAAAAGGTGGGTTGGCGAGAATTACGTCGACCTGTTGTTTGGGGCCGATGGTGTTGTATTCGGTCTTGAGGCTGTCGCGGTAGTGCCAGTCGGGGACTTCCAAACCATGGAGAATCAGGTTGGTCAGGCCGAGGACGTACGCCACGGGTTTGTATTCCCACCCGGCGATGGACGTTTGCAGGACGGCTTCGTCGTCGAGGGTTTTGACCTCGCTGTCGCGAATGTAATCAATGGCGGCAGAAAGGAAGCCTCCGGTTCCTGCGGCGGGATCGAGCACCTTTTCACCGAGGGTGGGATTCGTCATCTGCGTCATGAGCTGGGTAATGGCGCGAGGCGTGTAATACTCACCTTTGTTGCCGGCATCGCGCAGTTCAATCAGGATGGATTCATAGATGGTGCCGAAAATGTGGCGGTCTTCGGAATTATTGAAATCGAAGCCATTCAACTGGTTGATGACTTTGCGCATGGCAAAGCCGGATTTCATATAGTTGTTGAGCCCGTCAAATACCTCGCGCACAAGGGAGGCGCGTTGCGGGTGGTGCGGCGCATTCAGATTCTTCAGCTTCGCGAAGAGTCCGTCGGACGGGTGGTCGATGAAAAGTAACAGCTCGTCGCCGGTGAGTCCCTCGGGATCAACGGCCCAGCTACGCCACTGGAATTGTTCAGGGATAACAGAGGTGTATCCTTCGCGGATGCATTCAAGCTCCAGGTCTTTTTCGTCGAGGATTTTGAGGAAAATCATCCAGCCGAGCTGTTCCAGTCGCTGGGCGTCGCCGGAAATACCCCGGTCTTCATCGCGCATGATATTGCGCACATTTTTTACAATGGAGGAAATATTAGCCATAGTTGAGTCTCATTAAACTGCGTAAAGTTCTTCGGTTAAATCATGGATCGCTTCGTCGTAGGCGGCTTTGCCGCCAAAGGCCCGGATGATCTCCGGAGCGGTGCCCAGTTGTTTGATCGGGTCGAGCGTGATGATGGCGGGGTTTTCCAGATCGGCGAGGCCGTCGTCGGCATATTTTTCGAGCAGTGCATCAATCACGTTACGGGCGAGGTCGCCGTAGCGGGTGAAATAGTCACGTTTTCTGACCTGCTCGGCCCGCTCGCGACGAGTGAGTGGTTTTTGCTCATAGGCGATATGGCAGATCAAATCGAACGGATCAAAGTCGGAACCGATTTCTTCCTGTAACGCCGCAAATAGAATGCCGTGCTCTTCAAGCTCATCCACAATGGCCCGTTTTTTATCGGCTTGCTTCCATTTACTGAGAAAAGCATCCAGCGTGGCACAGGCCGAGCGGATATTCGCACGGGTGTAGTCACGCAGACTTTCGGTGATAATTTTCCCGTCGTGGCCCATGTACTGAACGCGCTCTTTAAGGATCACCACTTCCACGCCGTTTACATTCACTTTCCGGCGCGTCCGGTATTCTTCCGTTTCTTCTGCCACAAACGAAACATCTGGTGTTTCGGGATCAGGGAACTCGACGGTTTCGCCCGTCAGATCATCAATGAGCAGAGCATCATCCGCTTCGTCCTCGGTTCCGGAGATGTCATCATCCTGGACGGCGTCTTTCACACGAACGGGATCGCCATCAAATTCCTTGTCTGCGAAAAGCGCAGTGACATTGCGAAAATCCATAATGGTGAAGTAATTTTTGCCGTAGTCTTCGTTAATACGAGTTCCGCGCCCAATGATCTGCTTAAACTCCGTCATTGATCCGATATTGGAGTCGAGGACGATCAGCTTACAGGTCTGGGCATCCACACCGGTAGACATCAGTTTCGAGGTCGTCGCAATGACCGGATAAGGTTCACTTGGGCTGATGAAGGAGTCGAGGTGACGCTTTCCCTCTTCGTTATCGCCGGTAATCTGCATTACATATTTACTGCTACGTGCGACTTCATCGGCATTAGCATTCGCAAGAGCGGTTCTCATTCCTTCGGCGTGCTCAATGTCCACGCAGAAGACAATAGTTTTGGAGAAACGCCCACTGCCCTTTAGAAATTCGGTAATTTTTTCGGCAACCAGCGTTCGACGTTCATCGATGACGATGTTCTTATCAAAGTCGGAACGGTTATAAATTCGATCCTCCACCGGATTGCCGTCTTTGTCCTTAAATCCCTTCGGTGGTCTCCAGCCCTCGGCATCCACATCCAGCGTCACCTTAATGACTTTGTAGGGGGCGAGGAACCCGTCGTCTATGCCCTGTTTTAGGGAGTAGGTGTAAAGCGGATCTCCAAAGTATTCGCTACTGGAAACATCCTTTGTTTCTTTTGGCGTTGCCGTCAGGCCGACATGAGTGGCTCCCGCAAAATAATCCAGGATTTCCCGCCACTTGCTGTCTTCTCGGGCACTTCCCCGGTGGCACTCGTCTACGATAATCAGGTCGAAAAAGTCCGGACTAAACTGCTTGTAGGCATCGTTATTGTTATTGTCAGAGAGCCCCTGATACAGGGCGAGGTAGATATTGTAAGCCGTATCAATCTTCTTGTTTTTAATGACCGTAGCCGCTTCTTTGAAATGGCGAAAATCGCCGCGAATGGTCTGATCAATTAGTGCCGTCCGGTCGGCCAGAAATAGAATCCGCTTTTTAAGACCGCTTTTCCAGAGGCGGTAAATGATCTGAAATGCGGCATAGGTTTTCCCGGTCCCAGTTGCCATCACCAGCAGATGACGGTTGTCTCCTTCATTTTTGGCAATGGTCTCTACGGTGCGGTTAACAGCAATTTGCTGGTAATAACGCGGAGAACGACCGGAGCCGTCTGCAAAATAGTCTTGAGCTACGATCGGGTCAACTTCGTCAGCAATATCCTTGAAAGCTTTATACTTCAGCCAAAGCTGTTCCGGTGATGGGAAGGTGTTCAAAGGAAGCTCTGTTTCAATGTCTCCGTCTTTTACAGTTCGATCGTGAAATAGGAATGCGTCTCCATTGCTGCTGAAAACAAATGGAATATCCAGTGTTTCTGCATAGCCGAGAGCCTGCTGCATGCCTGCATTCACCGAATGTTTGTTGTCTTTGGCTTCAATGACAGCAATAGGAATGTTCGGTTTGTAATAGAGAATGTAGTCTGCCCGTTTCTTTGCTCCACGAGTGTAGAGTTTGCCCCGCACATAAATTCGGCCGTCAGTGAAGCTGACCTCTTCGCGAATCTGGGTTTGAATATTCCAGCCGGCCTCCTTCAGGGCCGGGGTAATAAATTTTGTGCAGATGTCGCGTTCGGAGAGTTGCTTCTTATTCATCGTCCAGCTCTCCCTGTTTTCTTTTGTCATCGCAAAACTGCTCAAACTGTCGCTGAGCCAACTTGGAAGGTTTGGTTTTCTCGTTCTCCCAGCGATTGACGGTGGCAAAACTGACGCCGAGAGCATGAGCCAGTTCTTCCTGGCTGAGATGCAGTGCAGAGCGCACGGCCTTTACCTCTTCTGAAAATGGTTTGGTGCCCATATCTTTCCTTCTCGCGTTCGCTAAAGTCCTGGGCATAATATAACACCTGTTATAGCTTGTGCAACGGCGTTTTTTTTAGGGCAGAAAAAAAACAACTCTCTTCCGACACATTCTCTGTTTCTCCGGTAAGTAACCCCACACGTACGAAACTATGGGAGAAGCGAATGGATATTAATGATTTGTTTGACGGAATCGCGGATGCATTTCGCCAGTATCAGGAAGAAACGGAGATGTCTGTTTCCGGACTTGAGGAGAGTGTGGATGCAAAAATACAGAGAACGGAGAAGCAGATGAGCGAAGAAATCGAGGTTAATCGGCCTTCTGGCGGAGATTGGCCTGAAGGTAAGTCCGGATAGCGAGTGTCATAACTATTTTCGTTCTAAAAAGTTAAGGCCAACACCCTCTCATCAGAGAGGAGGTTGGCCTAACAGAGTTTGGTGGAGGCGGGGGGAATTGAACCCCCGTCCGAATAAGAGTCACAGCAGCTTCTACGTGTGTAGTCGGGCATTAAAAGATTCGCCGCCTCCGCTGCCACCCGTCAGAGCCACTTTGGTCGCTAGAATCCTGTTGGGTTTCGCGCCGCGTCCCGGATCCCCGGAGTTGGCACTAGCTTGTTGTCGTCGCCTCTATCCCCTAACAAGCTTCAAGGTAGAGACGTAGCGGAACTATGCCGCCATTGCGTAACTTTCGTCAGCATTTATGTTTTTTGGGCTCCTTTTTACGAGGCCTGGAGTCCAACCTCGACACGCCACTGAAGCTTCAACCTACCCGTCGAAACCAGTCGCCCCCAAATCATTGGGTTTTAAGCAGAGACAGAGGGAACACGAAAAACGTTCAACCGTCAACACAGGTTCATCGGATATTTCTAAGGCCCGGACTCTCGTGCGGTCTTCCACCGGGTGCCCGCCCGCCGAGGGGCGGGGCAAAATTGGAATGCAGGGTGTTGCCCTGGCTACTGGCGGTATAGGTTGCGAATGGGGAGTGGCGGCGGTTCCACCAGCGGGTTACCGGTAACCGGGCGGTCCATGGTATGGTTAGTTTGTGTCGCATTTCGGAATCCTTCCTTATCGAAGGTTTCTTTTGCAAAAACAGTGCCAACCTTGGTTCAGTCTTTGCCGGTGCGGTGAAGCGCCCCCAGATGGTTGAGATCGTCCTCGTGCAGCGGCGCGGATTTAACGGTGTTGCTTTCCGGATCATCGCGGTATTTCCTGCGATTCCACCATTTGCCGTCGTGCTGGTTGCCCTGACGCCCGTTCCGCAATCGAACTCTCCATGGAACTTGAAGTTTCATGCCAATGCTCCTTTCGTCCAGTTAGACTGCATTTATGAGAAAACAGTCAATATTCGCTCCTCCAAATATCACGAACCGTGCCAGGAGCATGCCGATGTGTTCTGGCTCTGGGCGGGGCGCCCGTTTTAACATGCTGTCCTTTTCACTCACGTTTTGTTCGTTCCTTTTGCATCGCGCACCAGGTTCGTGTAGAGTGGCGCGCTCTAACCGGAGGTAGTCATGGAAAAATGGATGGGTTGTTTATTGGTGGCGGCGGTGGCTGCCGGGGCGGTTGCGGACGATTGGCATACCTGGCGCGGCCCGAATGGAGACGGGATCTCGAATGAAAAGGGTTGGAATCCGATGGGCGCGAAAACGCTTTGGACCAAGGAACTG is a genomic window containing:
- the hsdR gene encoding EcoAI/FtnUII family type I restriction enzme subunit R is translated as MNKKQLSERDICTKFITPALKEAGWNIQTQIREEVSFTDGRIYVRGKLYTRGAKKRADYILYYKPNIPIAVIEAKDNKHSVNAGMQQALGYAETLDIPFVFSSNGDAFLFHDRTVKDGDIETELPLNTFPSPEQLWLKYKAFKDIADEVDPIVAQDYFADGSGRSPRYYQQIAVNRTVETIAKNEGDNRHLLVMATGTGKTYAAFQIIYRLWKSGLKKRILFLADRTALIDQTIRGDFRHFKEAATVIKNKKIDTAYNIYLALYQGLSDNNNNDAYKQFSPDFFDLIIVDECHRGSAREDSKWREILDYFAGATHVGLTATPKETKDVSSSEYFGDPLYTYSLKQGIDDGFLAPYKVIKVTLDVDAEGWRPPKGFKDKDGNPVEDRIYNRSDFDKNIVIDERRTLVAEKITEFLKGSGRFSKTIVFCVDIEHAEGMRTALANANADEVARSSKYVMQITGDNEEGKRHLDSFISPSEPYPVIATTSKLMSTGVDAQTCKLIVLDSNIGSMTEFKQIIGRGTRINEDYGKNYFTIMDFRNVTALFADKEFDGDPVRVKDAVQDDDISGTEDEADDALLIDDLTGETVEFPDPETPDVSFVAEETEEYRTRRKVNVNGVEVVILKERVQYMGHDGKIITESLRDYTRANIRSACATLDAFLSKWKQADKKRAIVDELEEHGILFAALQEEIGSDFDPFDLICHIAYEQKPLTRRERAEQVRKRDYFTRYGDLARNVIDALLEKYADDGLADLENPAIITLDPIKQLGTAPEIIRAFGGKAAYDEAIHDLTEELYAV
- a CDS encoding DUF3696 domain-containing protein codes for the protein MLKQLRIQNFKGWKDTDAIRMAPISLFFGANSSGKSSIGQFLMMLKQTVESPDRKAVFHPGSKNSAVQLGSYQEMVFHRDPENKISFEYEWTLPVSTKFKDPNSGQSYEYSAIRFDAEAGLGNKDQHMLVVDKFQYELKKDTEGSLSVGMERKADSKSDYKVDATGFSLKRNKGRVWYPGAPVRFYGFPDEVVAYHQNADFVQDLNLLHEKLFRSICYLGPLRTKVERLYSWTGMEPESVGYSGENTIAAILAARNRKISMGYKKATKPFEQIIAMKLKQMSLIEEFRVNPISKQRQEYEVKVRTKGSRDWVDLPDVGFGISQVLPVLVQCFYAPANSIIIMEQPEIHLHPNAQSALADVLIDVINSRENGCDRNIQLVIETHSEHFLRRLQRRIAEDAVSQEKVSAYFANVSRTPAKLEPLQIDMFGSILNWPPNFFGDEMGDITGQAKAAMKKRMEQKSLNTELSE
- a CDS encoding helix-turn-helix domain-containing protein — encoded protein: MGTKPFSEEVKAVRSALHLSQEELAHALGVSFATVNRWENEKTKPSKLAQRQFEQFCDDKRKQGELDDE
- a CDS encoding class I SAM-dependent DNA methyltransferase, which gives rise to MANISSIVKNVRNIMRDEDRGISGDAQRLEQLGWMIFLKILDEKDLELECIREGYTSVIPEQFQWRSWAVDPEGLTGDELLLFIDHPSDGLFAKLKNLNAPHHPQRASLVREVFDGLNNYMKSGFAMRKVINQLNGFDFNNSEDRHIFGTIYESILIELRDAGNKGEYYTPRAITQLMTQMTNPTLGEKVLDPAAGTGGFLSAAIDYIRDSEVKTLDDEAVLQTSIAGWEYKPVAYVLGLTNLILHGLEVPDWHYRDSLKTEYNTIGPKQQVDVILANPPFGAGIAEGVETNFPASFRCRESADLFVILMLQLLKPGGRCAIVLPDGCITGDGYKARIREKLLTDCNLHTIIRLPQSTFHPATVSTNLLFFQKGTPTKEIWYWEHQLPEGQKSYSKTKPIQFEEFTPLIDWWDDREENENAWKVSVDDLKAGFDLDVKNPVIPDDEEILSKGEIIAALRKSQVKIDSILQGLEA
- a CDS encoding restriction endonuclease subunit S; this translates as MIEAKYIPLTFVSEKDEKERLIKNTMLLRHFGSLAENEVPLSHYIEGTQYGFNAAAKDSGTNRFVRISDITNGKIDWDSVPFCKCDDPDGYLLNDHDLIIARTGGTTGKSFMVLSPPKDSIFAGYLIRIRANSNTNPAFISIFLNSYFYWGQITSLNRDEFRPSVNAKKLSALKLPKFERSVQDEIVAIASDSENSNIVPEIEEVLTSQKRQVELASEITHQEALLGKLKQAILQEAIQGKLTEQWRAENPATEPAAELLKRIQKEKDQLIADKKIRKQKPLPPITPEEIPFGIPEGWEWCRLMDMSRDIHYGFTASADVNKKETRLLRITDIQNDRVNWESVPGCACTDKERRKYLLNVGDILIARTGGTVGKSYLVDALPVQSVFASYLVRVIPSFIELAVFIKMYLGSPCYWEQLIDAARGAQPNVSGSKLKNLLFPLPPLAEQAAIVERVEALMAHCRELEQEIEHSRQHADRLLQAVLKEAFSPATQLKARAPDEEARIIREALKK
- a CDS encoding RNA ligase family protein, producing the protein MNDSFYKFPSTPHLTTLEGVVVRGDKVLSKAEQDDFLLNKLIVEEKVDGANLGISFDSEGGLLCQNRGAYLTFPAVGQWKKLEQWLQPKLDLLFEILTDRYILFGEWCWAQHSVHYNHLPDWFLGFDLYDKHEKKFLSVMRRNELFEQMEVTKVPQVAQGRFSLSEIELMLAQSKISDDPAEGLYLRAEHGQWLTKRAKLVRSSFIQAVDEHWSRAPIRSNTLASTVWEGKSAVLDKNEETSS